In the genome of Bradyrhizobium sp. CB3481, the window ACGGCGGGCGATCTCTTCCCCGGGCACGTCGAGCGTCAGGGTGCGGGTGCCGGGATCGATCACAATGATGTCGCCGTCGCGCACCGCGGCGATCGGACCACCGCGCGCGGCTTCCGGCGAGATGTGGCCGATCAGGATGCCGTGCGAGACGCCGGAAAAACGGCCGTCGGTGATCAGCGCGACGTCTTCACCGAGCCCTTGCCCCTGCAACTGGATGGTGAGCATCACCATCTCGGGCATGCCGGGTCCGCCGACCGGGCCGACATTGCGCACCACGATGACATTGCCTGCCACGATCTCGCCGGCGCGGATGGCCGCCATCGTATCGGCCTCGGATTCGAACACCCGCGCGGTGCCGCGAAACTGGCCCTTCTCCAGCGTCTTGCCCGACAGTTTGAGCAGGCAGCTTTCCGGCGCGAGATTGCCCTGGAGGACGCTGATGTGATTGTTAGCCGGCGCGATCGGTTTCGATACCGGAGAAACGATCTCCTGCGGCGGCATCTCCTCCAGCGTCGGAACGTCGGCGAGATTTTCCGCCAGCGTCTTGCCGGTGACGGTCATGACGTCGCCATGCAGGAAGCCGGCACGCAGCAGCTCCTTCATCACGACGGGGACACCGCCGATCGCATGCAGACTTCCCATCGCGAACGGGCCGTGCGGCTGCAAATCGGCCAATAGCGGCACCCGCTCGCCGACCTGCTGAATCCGCTCAATCGTAATCGGCACCTGCGCCTCGCGCGCGACTGCCAGCAGGTGCAGATACATGTTGGTCGAGCCGCCCATCGCATAGATAGTCGTGATCGCGTTCTCGAAAGCGCGCTCGGTCATGATGTCGCGCGGCCGGATGCCGGCAGCCATCAGGCGGTACAGCGCGTCGACCGAGGCGCGGGCCTGGGCGCGGACGTCGGCGTGGATGTCGCTGCCGGCATTGTAGTCGGCCGGATGCGAAGCGCCCCGCGGCAGCATCATGCCGATCGATTCCGCGATCGTGCTCATGGTGTTGGCGGTGAACATCGCGCCACAGGTGCCGCTGCCCGGCATCACGTTGCGCTCGACCTCCAGCAGCTCCTCGCCGGACAAGCGGCCGGACTCGTTGG includes:
- a CDS encoding dihydroxy-acid dehydratase gives rise to the protein MTTQDSSTYWKRGRVELRAAGFDPDRAAETNAVVTIASAYTNAHRCNNRVRAITDLLVEIFAERGGQGLIVGAPAVSDALTQGTPTAGYSLVSRDVVADCFEIGHYAHHGDAMIVISGCDKTGAAALMPLARTNAFGLVLYPGTSTPGRVSFGAWAGKGNNLTIMDYAEARAANESGRLSGEELLEVERNVMPGSGTCGAMFTANTMSTIAESIGMMLPRGASHPADYNAGSDIHADVRAQARASVDALYRLMAAGIRPRDIMTERAFENAITTIYAMGGSTNMYLHLLAVAREAQVPITIERIQQVGERVPLLADLQPHGPFAMGSLHAIGGVPVVMKELLRAGFLHGDVMTVTGKTLAENLADVPTLEEMPPQEIVSPVSKPIAPANNHISVLQGNLAPESCLLKLSGKTLEKGQFRGTARVFESEADTMAAIRAGEIVAGNVIVVRNVGPVGGPGMPEMVMLTIQLQGQGLGEDVALITDGRFSGVSHGILIGHISPEAARGGPIAAVRDGDIIVIDPGTRTLTLDVPGEEIARRMADWRPPASVAAVRPGSVHDKYIRLVSSAHYGCVV